From the genome of Labrus bergylta chromosome 12, fLabBer1.1, whole genome shotgun sequence, one region includes:
- the LOC109996375 gene encoding cryptochrome-1 codes for MAPNSIHWFRKGLRLHDNPALQEAVKGAGTVRCVYFLDPWFAGSSNVGVNRWRFLLQCLEDLDASLRKLNSRLFVIRGQPANVFPRLFKEWKISRLTFEYDSEPFGKERDAAIKKLAMEAGVEVNVKISHTLYDLDKIIELNGGQPPLTYKRFQTLISRLDPPEMPVETLSESLMGRCVTPVSDDHGDKYGVPSLEELGFDIEGLPTAVWPGGETEALTRIERHLERKAWVANFERPRMNANSLLASPTGLSPYLRFGCLSCRLFYFKLTDLYRKVKKNSSPPLSLYGQLLWREFFYTAATNNPRFDKMEGNPICVRIPWDKNPEALAKWAEAKTGFPWIDAIMTQLRQEGWIHHLARHAVACFLTRGDLWISWEEGMKVFEELLLDADWSVNAGSWMWLSCSSFFQQFFHCYCPVGFGRRTDPNGDFIRRYLPILRGFPAKYIYDPWNAPESVQAAAKCIIGVHYPKPMVHHAEASRLNIERMKQIYQQLSRYRGLGLLASVPSTNGNGNGGMMAYSPGEQQPGTNNNNSSHLPGGSSGNSVATANGSGSILLNFDHEEHTGPSSAAQQQRLQALPQQQQQQQQQQQQQQQQQHQQQQHQQHGYHSVPDASQTVTNSRLYHEFAVPQHPGLLLHTRSGITGKRERESEREGSGEKDHMTSCSVHKMRRQSAETT; via the exons ATGGCCCCTAATTCCATCCACTGGTTCCGCAAGGGCCTCCGTCTCCATGACAACCCGGCACTACAAGAGGCGGTCAAAGGGGCGGGCACGGTGCGCTGCGTTTACTTCCTGGACCCGTGGTTCGCAGGATCCTCCAACGTCGGAGTCAACAGGTGGAG GTTTCTCCTCCAGTGTTTGGAAGACCTGGACGCCAGCCTACGGAAGCTTAACTCCCGCCTTTTTGTCATCAGAGGCCAACCGGCCAACGTGTTCCCGCGGCTATTTAAG GAGTGGAAGATCTCGCGGCTGACCTTTGAGTACGACTCCGAGCCTTTCGGGAAGGAGAGAGACGCCGCCATCAAGAAGCTGGCCATGGAGGCCGGGGTAGAGGTCAACGTCAAGATATCGCACACCCTCTACGACCTGGACAA GATCATTGAGCTGAATGGCGGGCAGCCTCCTCTCACCTACAAACGTTTCCAGACCCTCATTAGTCGCCTCGATCCTCCTGAGATGCCCGTGGAGACGCTGTCGGAATCCCTGATGGGGCGCTGCGTCACTCCCGTCTCCGATGACCACGGGGACAAGTACGGGGTCCCGTCCCTGGAGGAGCTGG gcttTGACATCGAGGGTCTGCCTACAGCTGTGTGGCCAGGAGGAGAAACCGAGGCTCTGACGAGGATAGAGCGCCATCTGGAGAGAAAG GCTTGGGTGGCCAATTTCGAACGCCCCAGGATGAACGCCAACTCGCTGCTggccagcccgacaggcctcaGCCCCTACCTGCGCTTCGGCTGCCTCTCCTGTCGCCTCTTCTACTTCAAGCTCACCGATCTGTACCGAAAG GTGAAAAAGAACAGCTCCCCTCCGCTCTCTCTCTACGGCCAGCTGCTGTGGCGGGAGTTCTTCTACACGGCGGCGACCAACAACCCGCGCTTCGACAAGATGGAGGGCAACCCCATCTGCGTCCGCATCCCCTGGGACAAGAACCCCGAGGCGCTCGCCAAGTGGGCCGAAGCCAAGACGGGCTTCCCCTGGATAGACGCCATCATGACCCAGCTGAGGCAGGAGGGCTGGATCCACCACCTGGCCCGGCATGCCGTGGCCTGCTTCCTCACCAGGGGGGACCTGTGGATCAGCTGggaggaagggatgaag GTCTTCGAGGAGCTGCTTCTAGACGCTGACTGGAGTGTGAACGCCGGCAGCTGGATGTGGCTGTCCTGCAGTTCATTTTTCCAGCAGTTTTTCCACTGCTACTGCCCCGTGGGCTTCGGCCGGCGCACCGACCCCAATGGGGACTTCATTAG ACGATATTTACCTATCCTCCGAGGTTTCCCCGCTAAGTACATCTACGACCCGTGGAACGCCCCGGAGTCAGTGCAGGCGGCCGCCAAGTGCATCATCGGCGTCCACTACCCGAAGCCCATGGTGCATCACGCGGAGGCGAGCCGGCTCAACATCGAGAGGATGAAGCAGATCTACCAGCAACTTAGCCGATACAGAGGACTGG GCCTGCTGGCTTCTGTGCCTTCCACCAATGGGAACGGGAACGGAGGAATGATGGCCTACTCTccaggagagcagcagccagggaccaacaacaacaacagctcacATT TGCCTGGAGGGTCGTCGGGGAACTCCGTTGCTACAGCTAACGGCAGCGGGAGCATCCTACTCAACTTTGATCATGAAGAACATACCGGACCCAGCAGCGCTGCACAACAGCAACGACTACAAGCACtcccacaacaacaacaacaacaacaacaacaacaacaacaacaacaacaacaacaacaccaacagcagcagcatcaacaGCATG gatACCACTCAGTGCCAGACGCCAGCCAGACCGTCACCAACAGCCGACTCTACCACGAGTTTGCTGTGCCTCAACACCCGG GCCTCCTCTTGCACACCAGAAGCGGCATCACAGGAAAGAGGGAGCGCGAGTCGGAACGCGAAGGCTCGGGGGAGAAAGACCACATGACGTCGTGCTCCGTGCACAAGATGCGGCGGCAGAGTGCAGAG ACTACTTAA
- the LOC109996372 gene encoding ras-related protein Rab-7L1, producing MTEHLLKILVVGDGNVGKTSFVQRYVNGQFNKSYKMTVGVDFSVKLVQWSDTEKVRLQLWDIAGQERFISMTRIYYKGALGCVVMFDVTSSSSFLSCRHWKQDLDSKATLPNGHSIPCILLANKCDLAQRVVSAESINRFSKANGFLTWMETSVKDNKNVGEAMRRLVQEALSVQSSLDSSQTEPQDSDLLQLDSEDNSSGARCC from the exons ATGACCGAACACCTGCTGAAAATCCTGGTTGTTGGGGATGGAAATGTTGGGAAAACTTCCTTTGTTCAAAGATACGTCAACGGACAGTTCAACAAGTCGTACAAGATGACGGTGGGAG tgGATTTCTCCGTCAAGCTGGTGCAGTGGTCGGACACCGAGAAGGTCCGGCTCCAGCTGTGGGACATCGCAG gCCAGGAGCGTTTCATATCCATGACCAGGATCTATTATAAGGGCGCGTTGGGCTGTGTGGTGATGTTTGACGTCACCAGCTCGTCCAGCTTCCTCAGCTGTCGCCATTGGAAACAGGATTTGGACAGTAAGGCCACGCTGCCCAACGGACACTCCATCCCTTGCATCCTGTTGGCCAACAAG TGTGACCTGGCTCAGAGGGTCGTGTCCGCTGAAAGCATCAACAGGTTCAGTAAGGCCAATGGCTTCCTTACATGGATGGAGACTTCAGTCAAAGACAACAAGAACGTGGGAGAGGCCATgag gAGGTTGGTGCAGGAGGCTTTGTCGGTTCAGTCCAGTCTGGACTCGTCTCAAACTGAACCCCAAGACTCAGATCTCCTTCAGCTGGACTCAGAGGACAACAGCAGTGGAGCAAGATGCtgctga